Genomic DNA from Prunus persica cultivar Lovell chromosome G1, Prunus_persica_NCBIv2, whole genome shotgun sequence:
CTGGTACTCGGTTCGATTTAAAATAACTAGATTGTGTTATTTATGCTGGAGAATTTTATCAACAtcatgataataataataattatttcagCTGATGGAAAAAAACTGCACAAGGCTGAtctcaaattcaaaagaaGTGTCCTCAGCCATGATATAGGAGTCACACAGAAGTAAGTATATAAATGGGTAATTCTTATCTACAATGTAATCATTTCTTTAATGGGGATGTTTTGGTGGCATCAGGTACAATGTAATCATTGATCACCCCCTTACAGTGGATATACAAAGACTCGCCATGGGTGGCCAGTAAGTATATATTATACGCAAGAATTCGAGGGCATGAGCAAATGCTCTTTTAAATCTTAATTATTTGAGCTATAAATCCCTTATATACGTAGTTCTTTAACAATTGATCTTATTAATTGTTGGCAAGTAGCTATAGCTCTTAAGCTAATGCTGTTGGTACATGTGTGGCTAGATTAATGAAGTATGAAAAGGAAGGGTTTGCGAGGATCGGAGTGATGCCCCGTTATGGTGATGCAGAGTCTGTCAAATGGTTTGAGGTACAAACCAGTTGCACATTCCACATTCTCAATTGCTTTGAGGAGGGCGATGAGGTAATAATTAAGCATCATCAGATCAACCTTTAATTCAattataattactaattaatatTGTTATTCTAATTAATCCTTATATTTAATGTCTGATGACAAACGAGAACAGGTTGTGGTGAGGGGATGTAGAGCTCTCACATCCCTCATACCAGGTCCTGATGATGACGTTGGTTTCAACAACAAATTCGAGTGGTTCTCCGAGGGGTTCAATTTTGCACACCATACCAAAGACGTCTCTTCTGCTGATGATATTTTTGCAGAGCCTGGATATTTCTTTTCTCGTGTATATGAATGGAGACTGAACATGGTATCTGGGGAAGTTGAGGAGAAAAATTTAACTGGAACTGAATTTTCCATGGAATTCCCTTTCATCAATGACCAAGTAACTGGTTTAAAACACAAGTATGGCTACACCCAAGTAGTCGACTCCATGGCAAGCTCTACATGTggtaaagaaaatttaaactttGATTCTGATAGTGTACCCTATTGTCGACATTACTTGATATCTTCTTTGTATTAGGCATGGGAAAATTTGGATCTCTAGCCAAATTATATTTGGAGGAATCGTATGCTACGACATCTGCGGTAATGAGTTCATGTTTCGTTCAATCTTTGTTCCTTCTTGAAGTTTTTCTTGGTGAAAACCAACCCAACAGTTgtatcttttccttttcttttttggttgaaaggCCCTAGCTTTTTGGTGTtgcatatttatattatgtgtGAATTGATAATATTATCAGGAGGGAAAGTGTGAGGAGTTGATAAAGGTTGAATATCACAAGTTTGAGGAGAACAACTTCTGTAATGGAAGCGTTTTTGTGGCTAGGCATGGAGGCAAAGGCATGGAGGAAGATGATGGTTGGATTGTCACTCTTGTCCACAATGAAGAAACTGATGTGACCCAAGTGAGTTCTGATGCCATTCTCTCCAGAATTTATCggattgaataaaaaagaaagaaaaaaaaagcattaattttgtattgctcaccttaattaattataaacatTTTCATTACTTTCTTGCTGCCAGGTTCATGTTATTGATGCAAGTAGGTTTGGAAGTGATGCGATTGCTAAACTCACATTGCCACAGCGCGTGCCATATGGTTTTCATGGAACGTTTGTATCAATGCCTAGTCAATCTTAGCATTTATATgtatgaaaaaatataaaaagtaaaGCTAGAGAAATCATGTTGGTGTGAGTTCACGTTTCCCCGTATTGTTTGGTTgtaatcatttttcatttttatttctgaTTTCCTAGTGTAAATAGAATTAGAAGTAATTGTCTTACTTGGCTTTTAAGGTTACTTGGACTCCAAGGCATGATGTACTATATATATGTGCCTCctacaaaaagaagaatacacaaaaaattatcACAATTACGTActctcctatatatatatatatatatatatatttttttttttaacaaatcaTATTATTATACTACGAACTTGTTTGGGATTGATTTTGGATAAAAGCATAAAAGTGCTTTTTGACAATTAAAAACGCTTTTGACTGCGTTTGGTAAAATAATCTAAAAGTACTTATAAGTCATATAAAAATACTTTTTGGAGAAGCATCTAGCATGTGTTTTTTCAAGATAAAAATAGAGTCCACTAATAGAAATAGCATCCACTTCAAAAGGTGACACTCAATGTGATAGGGTTAATGTCTCTCGTATTATTGTAAATCATCTCCAAACCCACCCCACATACAgacgaaaatgaaaaaacttttTGTATTCTAAATTGACCCGTACCAACTTGTTTTGATACCCTTTTCTCGATAAGACTTGAAAcctcaaaatatatatatatatgtacgcATGTGGgttcatttgaaaaaaaaaaatctgacaATTTCAGTCGCAAGAGATTTGtagctaaaaaaaaaaaaactatggtCTCAGTCATGGAATCCATTCATATTCGTCAGAGGCGTAGTCTTATGCAATTAGAAGACAAAACCCATT
This window encodes:
- the LOC18792529 gene encoding carotenoid 9,10(9',10')-cleavage dioxygenase 1 isoform X1, with product MQQLMAVPSCALQINGSFQTHFISESFNHLKTSLSSAAKPLFKELQQLPIKKVNNVSETMKNTSGKILDALVNSMFKFVDQPLLPSQKNFAPVEEIGSLVEINCTEGEIPPDFAEGVYIRNGNNPLFGGLKSAVSIFGQSHHSWVDGEGMLHAVYFKKDQNGRWIISYKNRYVETETFKLEKHIHNKPCFLPVLQGDASAVLAALLLNGLRFGAVNKYFSNTNVFEHSGRVYSVTENYLPQEVDISTLETLSDWDVNGAWDRPFTGHPKKAPSSGELVIMGTDAKKPYYVLGVISADGKKLHKADLKFKRSVLSHDIGVTQKYNVIIDHPLTVDIQRLAMGGQLMKYEKEGFARIGVMPRYGDAESVKWFEVQTSCTFHILNCFEEGDEVVVRGCRALTSLIPGPDDDVGFNNKFEWFSEGFNFAHHTKDVSSADDIFAEPGYFFSRVYEWRLNMVSGEVEEKNLTGTEFSMEFPFINDQVTGLKHKYGYTQVVDSMASSTCGMGKFGSLAKLYLEESYATTSAEGKCEELIKVEYHKFEENNFCNGSVFVARHGGKGMEEDDGWIVTLVHNEETDVTQVHVIDASRFGSDAIAKLTLPQRVPYGFHGTFVSMPSQS
- the LOC18792529 gene encoding carotenoid 9,10(9',10')-cleavage dioxygenase 1 isoform X2, whose product is MKNTSGKILDALVNSMFKFVDQPLLPSQKNFAPVEEIGSLVEINCTEGEIPPDFAEGVYIRNGNNPLFGGLKSAVSIFGQSHHSWVDGEGMLHAVYFKKDQNGRWIISYKNRYVETETFKLEKHIHNKPCFLPVLQGDASAVLAALLLNGLRFGAVNKYFSNTNVFEHSGRVYSVTENYLPQEVDISTLETLSDWDVNGAWDRPFTGHPKKAPSSGELVIMGTDAKKPYYVLGVISADGKKLHKADLKFKRSVLSHDIGVTQKYNVIIDHPLTVDIQRLAMGGQLMKYEKEGFARIGVMPRYGDAESVKWFEVQTSCTFHILNCFEEGDEVVVRGCRALTSLIPGPDDDVGFNNKFEWFSEGFNFAHHTKDVSSADDIFAEPGYFFSRVYEWRLNMVSGEVEEKNLTGTEFSMEFPFINDQVTGLKHKYGYTQVVDSMASSTCGMGKFGSLAKLYLEESYATTSAEGKCEELIKVEYHKFEENNFCNGSVFVARHGGKGMEEDDGWIVTLVHNEETDVTQVHVIDASRFGSDAIAKLTLPQRVPYGFHGTFVSMPSQS